In Chloroherpetonaceae bacterium, the following proteins share a genomic window:
- a CDS encoding ATP-binding cassette domain-containing protein — LSGGERRRVEIARALALQPAFLLLDEPFTGIDPKTIEELQEIILGLRQRNIGVLITDHNVSATLRITDRSYILADGVIVAQGAPEEVITDPLARKYYFGESFEL, encoded by the coding sequence CGCTGTCGGGCGGTGAGCGGCGGCGCGTGGAAATCGCCCGCGCACTCGCCCTGCAGCCCGCCTTCTTGCTGCTCGACGAGCCGTTCACAGGGATTGACCCCAAGACTATCGAGGAGCTGCAGGAGATTATTCTCGGCTTGCGCCAGCGCAATATCGGCGTGCTGATTACCGACCACAATGTGAGCGCGACGCTGCGCATCACAGACCGCAGCTACATTCTGGCGGACGGCGTGATTGTGGCGCAGGGCGCGCCCGAAGAGGTTATCACGGACCCGCTGGCGCGCAAGTACTACTTTGGGG